Proteins encoded by one window of Halomonas sp. SH5A2:
- a CDS encoding NAD-dependent succinate-semialdehyde dehydrogenase, which produces MSFIEQWLHDGVPALVGGEWRKGQQTFVVDNPATGETIARVADLGAGDTRDAVAAAYDAGPAWRATPVKQRSALLRRWFELIHEHADDLARLMTLEQGKPLAEAKGEVAYGASFIEFFAEEAKRMAGETLPSHGADKRLLVLREPVGVVAAITPWNFPLAMITRKCAPALAAGCTVVIKPAEATPLTALAAAYLALEAGLPAGTINVVTASKPAAVGEVLTTDSRVRKVSFTGSTPVGKLLLSQCASTVKKTAMELGGNAPFIVFDDADIDAAVDGAIASKFRNTGQTCVCTNRFLVQDGIYEAFVAKLTERVNGLKVGDGLTEGSVIGPLINQAAVDKVQSHVDDALSQGARLLCGGKPHAAGERFFTPTVLADMTTQMAAAGEETFGPVAPVFRFQRDEEAIQMANDTPFGLAAYFYATDYRRIWHTMEQLEYGMVGVNEGLISTELAPFGGVKESGLGREGSHHGLDEFTELKYVCVGGL; this is translated from the coding sequence ATGAGTTTTATCGAACAGTGGTTGCACGATGGCGTACCCGCCTTGGTGGGCGGCGAATGGCGCAAGGGCCAGCAGACCTTCGTGGTGGATAACCCAGCCACCGGCGAGACGATCGCCCGGGTAGCCGATTTAGGCGCTGGCGATACCCGTGATGCTGTCGCGGCCGCCTACGACGCAGGGCCTGCCTGGCGCGCGACGCCGGTGAAACAGCGCTCGGCACTGCTGCGCCGCTGGTTTGAGCTGATCCATGAGCACGCCGATGACCTGGCCCGGCTGATGACCCTTGAACAGGGCAAGCCGCTGGCGGAAGCCAAGGGCGAAGTCGCCTACGGCGCCTCCTTTATTGAGTTCTTCGCCGAAGAAGCCAAGCGCATGGCCGGGGAAACCCTGCCCAGCCACGGCGCGGACAAGCGCCTGCTGGTGCTGCGCGAGCCGGTCGGCGTGGTCGCCGCCATTACCCCATGGAACTTCCCGCTGGCGATGATTACCCGCAAATGCGCCCCGGCCCTGGCCGCTGGCTGCACCGTGGTCATCAAGCCCGCTGAAGCCACGCCGCTCACCGCTCTGGCGGCGGCGTACCTAGCGCTGGAGGCGGGCCTGCCGGCGGGCACCATCAATGTGGTGACGGCATCAAAACCGGCAGCGGTAGGTGAAGTGCTGACGACCGACTCACGGGTGCGTAAAGTTTCGTTTACCGGCTCTACCCCGGTGGGCAAACTTCTGCTCTCTCAGTGTGCCAGCACGGTGAAGAAAACCGCCATGGAGCTGGGCGGTAACGCACCGTTTATCGTCTTTGATGACGCCGATATCGATGCCGCCGTGGATGGCGCGATAGCGTCCAAATTCCGTAACACCGGACAGACCTGCGTGTGTACCAACCGCTTCCTGGTGCAGGACGGTATTTATGAAGCGTTCGTCGCCAAGCTCACCGAGCGTGTTAATGGCCTGAAAGTCGGCGATGGCCTGACCGAGGGCAGCGTCATCGGCCCGCTGATCAACCAGGCGGCAGTCGACAAAGTTCAGAGTCATGTAGACGACGCCTTGAGCCAAGGCGCGCGGCTGCTGTGTGGTGGTAAGCCTCACGCCGCTGGCGAGCGCTTCTTTACGCCCACAGTGCTTGCGGACATGACCACCCAAATGGCCGCGGCCGGTGAAGAGACCTTTGGCCCGGTCGCGCCGGTGTTCCGCTTCCAGCGTGATGAAGAGGCCATCCAGATGGCCAACGACACGCCCTTTGGTCTGGCGGCTTACTTCTACGCCACCGACTACCGTCGCATCTGGCACACCATGGAGCAGTTGGAGTACGGCATGGTGGGCGTCAACGAAGGGCTGATCTCCACCGAGCTTGCGCCATTTGGCGGTGTGAAAGAGTCCGGGCTGGGGCGTGAAGGCTCGCACCATGGGCTGGATGAGTTTACTGAGCTGAAGTACGTCTGCGTGGGCGGTTTGTAA
- a CDS encoding APC family permease: protein MTTSSSEQAKLVRVLARGDVLALAFGAMIGWGWIVLTGTAIQSAGSVGAILAFIVGGLAIVLVGLTYAELASAMPKVGGEHVYSYRALGHWPSFFCTWAIILGYLSVVAFEAVALPTVVEHLAPNYAVGHLWTIAGWEVKATWVAVGVGGSLAMMIINYFGVSTAALLQKVVTAVILLVGVMFVTGSLFEGNTANMVPLFSQSEGGVMAGVIAVIVMVPFLFVGFDVIPQAAEEINLPYKAIGKVLMVSVILAVVWYSLIILATSLALDSDAIAASSLSVPDAMESLFNAPWAGNLMVVAGIAGIITSWNAFYIGGSRAIYALANAGMLPAMFAKLHPRYRTPTNAIFLMGFLSCLAPLFGRPALVWIVNAGGLGIVLAYLFVAISFMVLRVREPDMPRPFKVSNGKLCGTLAIILSFGMACLYLPGSPAALGAAEWSILAVWVVLGIGFYIHALRTYGRDYSDRHMQAEL from the coding sequence ATGACAACGTCTTCTTCAGAACAAGCCAAGCTCGTCCGGGTGCTGGCCCGCGGTGACGTATTAGCCCTGGCATTTGGGGCCATGATCGGTTGGGGCTGGATTGTTCTCACCGGCACCGCGATTCAGTCCGCTGGCAGCGTAGGTGCCATTCTCGCCTTTATTGTCGGCGGTTTAGCGATCGTACTCGTCGGCCTGACCTATGCGGAACTGGCCTCGGCCATGCCTAAAGTCGGCGGCGAGCATGTTTACAGCTACCGTGCGTTAGGCCATTGGCCCTCTTTTTTCTGTACCTGGGCTATCATATTGGGCTATTTGAGCGTGGTGGCGTTCGAGGCGGTGGCCTTGCCCACGGTGGTAGAGCACTTGGCGCCTAATTATGCGGTGGGTCACCTCTGGACCATCGCCGGGTGGGAAGTCAAAGCCACCTGGGTCGCGGTGGGTGTGGGCGGCTCGCTTGCCATGATGATCATCAATTACTTCGGTGTGAGTACTGCCGCGCTGCTGCAGAAAGTCGTCACTGCCGTCATTCTGTTGGTCGGGGTGATGTTCGTCACCGGCTCGTTGTTTGAGGGCAACACCGCCAATATGGTGCCGCTGTTCTCTCAGTCTGAAGGCGGCGTCATGGCGGGTGTTATCGCGGTCATTGTGATGGTGCCATTTCTGTTTGTCGGCTTTGACGTCATCCCTCAGGCCGCCGAAGAAATCAACCTGCCCTACAAGGCGATCGGCAAGGTGCTGATGGTGTCGGTGATTCTGGCCGTGGTGTGGTACTCGCTGATTATTCTGGCCACCAGCCTGGCCCTGGATAGCGACGCGATCGCCGCCAGTTCGCTCAGCGTTCCCGATGCCATGGAAAGTCTATTTAATGCTCCGTGGGCCGGTAACCTGATGGTAGTGGCCGGTATTGCAGGTATCATTACCAGCTGGAACGCTTTCTACATTGGCGGATCGCGGGCGATTTATGCGCTTGCCAATGCGGGTATGCTACCTGCCATGTTCGCTAAGCTGCACCCGCGCTACAGAACCCCCACTAACGCTATTTTTCTGATGGGCTTTCTCTCCTGCCTGGCGCCTCTTTTCGGGCGCCCTGCGCTGGTGTGGATCGTCAATGCCGGCGGTCTGGGGATCGTTCTGGCGTACCTATTTGTGGCTATTTCTTTCATGGTTTTGCGCGTGCGTGAACCGGACATGCCCCGTCCGTTCAAAGTGAGCAACGGCAAGCTGTGCGGCACGCTGGCGATCATTCTGTCTTTCGGCATGGCGTGCCTCTATCTGCCGGGTAGCCCGGCCGCGTTGGGCGCTGCGGAATGGTCAATCCTTGCCGTTTGGGTAGTTCTCGGCATCGGCTTTTATATCCACGCGCTGCGTACCTATGGGCGTGACTACAGTGATCGGCATATGCAAGCGGAACTATAA
- a CDS encoding aminotransferase-like domain-containing protein, producing MDHKEALHHFAHLYAHQPEQLSKQVRIELALRQAITQQWPIGLRLPSHRALASAVGVARQTLAQAIKTLLEEQLLKTAHGQGTWTNKPMAAATQVPTRIQLSRRAQRVLDSPGASKIQSGAFVPGIPDIAQFPMRKWRQLYTSVTVPQNALLLSYSTGGYGPLKRAIRDFLARWRNIRCDTEQIIITDGTHNGIELCAMALADVGDSVAIESPCYWGARNVFSAAGLDIEMLPWRPDEGHRLPSAINTSTLVYLTGSHHYPLSVPTNPEHKRRLCDALSPAYVIEDDYEFNRADHANLLFDPRSERHLLVGSFSKMMFPGLRLGYLVVPHHLAEPMNRLRSELFREGRMLDQAVLAQFMFDGDLDAWCQRIQRDYLGRQQVLHDQLRSLPQVRSVSLPSSAISLCVEFEPGIDDVQIAQALLKEHLIVRPLSPVCAKQDPRVGLVIGVGMLSGETLVREAQRLRRCLEALLR from the coding sequence ATGGACCATAAGGAGGCTTTGCACCACTTTGCACATCTGTATGCCCACCAGCCCGAGCAGCTAAGCAAACAGGTACGCATTGAATTGGCGCTGCGTCAGGCGATTACCCAACAATGGCCCATCGGGCTTCGTTTACCCTCTCACCGTGCCCTGGCCAGCGCTGTGGGCGTGGCCCGCCAAACCCTGGCCCAGGCCATCAAGACACTGCTTGAAGAACAATTGCTGAAAACGGCCCATGGACAGGGCACCTGGACCAACAAGCCCATGGCAGCGGCGACCCAAGTGCCAACCCGCATTCAGCTGTCCAGGCGTGCCCAGCGCGTGCTGGATAGCCCAGGCGCTAGCAAGATTCAGAGTGGTGCCTTCGTCCCTGGCATTCCCGACATCGCCCAGTTCCCGATGCGCAAGTGGCGTCAGCTTTATACGAGCGTGACGGTACCGCAGAACGCTCTCCTGCTGTCTTACTCCACCGGCGGCTATGGCCCGCTTAAGCGAGCGATTCGCGATTTTCTGGCGCGCTGGCGCAACATTCGCTGCGATACCGAACAGATCATCATTACTGACGGTACCCATAATGGCATTGAGCTATGCGCCATGGCGCTTGCAGACGTGGGGGATAGCGTTGCCATTGAATCGCCCTGTTACTGGGGAGCGCGCAATGTGTTCAGCGCCGCGGGGCTTGATATTGAAATGCTGCCGTGGCGGCCTGACGAGGGTCATCGGCTGCCCAGCGCGATAAATACGAGCACCCTGGTCTATCTGACCGGCTCTCATCATTACCCGCTCAGCGTCCCCACAAACCCCGAGCATAAACGACGGCTTTGTGATGCCTTATCGCCCGCCTACGTGATCGAGGACGACTACGAGTTTAACCGCGCCGATCACGCTAACCTGCTCTTCGACCCGCGCTCCGAGCGCCACTTGCTGGTCGGTTCATTTTCCAAGATGATGTTCCCTGGGCTGCGCCTGGGCTACCTGGTGGTACCGCACCATCTGGCCGAGCCGATGAACCGCCTGCGCAGTGAGCTGTTCCGCGAAGGCCGCATGCTGGATCAGGCCGTGCTGGCGCAGTTCATGTTTGACGGCGATCTGGATGCCTGGTGCCAGCGTATTCAGCGCGACTACCTAGGTCGCCAGCAGGTGCTGCATGATCAACTTCGCTCACTGCCGCAGGTTCGCAGCGTCTCGCTCCCGAGCAGCGCCATCAGCCTGTGTGTCGAGTTTGAGCCGGGCATTGATGATGTACAGATCGCCCAAGCCTTATTAAAGGAACATTTGATTGTGCGCCCACTGAGCCCAGTATGCGCCAAGCAGGATCCAAGGGTTGGCCTGGTAATAGGTGTGGGAATGCTCTCGGGAGAAACGCTGGTGCGTGAAGCCCAACGACTGCGCCGCTGTTTGGAAGCTTTGCTGCGCTAA
- a CDS encoding transglycosylase SLT domain-containing protein — MHRPVDSFRINMSAALTTLRLWVVLAFVLVLSGCATFAPNPPQDQSNICEIFREQPTWYDYAQESQERWGTPIATQMSFIQQESSFRSHVRPDRKYYLGFIPGPRPSSAKGYAQAQDPVWGEYEDQAGSLFSRRTHMKHATDFIGWYNQRTREQTGISLNNPEHLYLAYHEGAGGYQRGSYRGKPAVQRAARQVATRANRYQSQLNSCEAEFQCRKFYQVWPFCRTG, encoded by the coding sequence ATGCATCGCCCTGTTGATAGTTTTCGCATAAATATGTCGGCGGCGTTAACGACGCTACGCCTCTGGGTAGTACTCGCCTTCGTGCTGGTACTCTCTGGCTGCGCCACCTTCGCGCCCAACCCGCCCCAGGATCAAAGCAATATCTGCGAAATTTTCCGCGAGCAGCCGACCTGGTACGACTACGCCCAGGAATCCCAGGAGCGGTGGGGGACGCCCATCGCCACGCAAATGTCGTTTATCCAGCAGGAGTCGTCGTTTCGTAGCCATGTCCGTCCAGACCGCAAATATTACCTGGGCTTTATCCCCGGCCCGCGTCCGTCCTCCGCCAAAGGTTACGCCCAGGCGCAAGACCCGGTGTGGGGCGAATACGAAGATCAGGCTGGCAGCCTGTTTTCCCGCCGCACGCATATGAAGCACGCCACCGACTTTATTGGCTGGTACAACCAACGCACCCGGGAACAAACCGGTATTTCACTGAACAATCCCGAACATCTTTATCTGGCCTATCACGAAGGCGCGGGTGGCTACCAACGCGGCAGCTACCGGGGTAAACCCGCCGTACAGCGCGCAGCACGGCAGGTGGCCACGCGGGCCAACCGCTACCAGTCGCAACTCAACAGCTGCGAGGCGGAATTCCAGTGCCGCAAGTTTTATCAGGTGTGGCCTTTCTGTCGAACAGGTTAG
- a CDS encoding M24 family metallopeptidase: MDYHHYREALAETLAQSELPFPHGEYQARLDKVRRAMASRGVDALLLTDPADINYLTGYHTFEVSVHACLVCTPERLVLQVASIETGAAVVTARVDEIIGYRWENADEILTPLADLLAGCQRIGIDGWSSGLRVGIMHALAEAVGKERFCEAGDLLDAIRIVKSAAELDMLQESARITAAGLEAAVQVIRPGMTDNDIAAVGAKALLEHGSEFMSLQPIVTSGHRIGVIHVNHKRHIIQPDEPVFLEFGAAYQRYTAPMMRTAVTGTPNSALSATRDLCRSIFEVLCTAMRPGNTFDDAARAADALLAPQRDQLFFSGVFGYAVGAQFPPSWVEGTGYIAQGQRRQFEANMVFHLPLCLRVPGQWGVGLSDTVVVTEQGAKPLTTNDWQLYKAANSA; the protein is encoded by the coding sequence ATGGATTATCATCACTACCGCGAAGCCCTTGCCGAGACACTCGCCCAGAGTGAACTGCCCTTTCCGCACGGCGAATATCAAGCGCGCCTGGACAAGGTGCGCCGAGCGATGGCGAGCCGCGGGGTCGATGCGTTGCTGCTTACCGACCCCGCCGATATCAATTACCTCACCGGCTACCACACCTTTGAGGTCTCGGTGCATGCGTGCCTAGTGTGCACGCCAGAGCGCCTGGTGCTTCAAGTCGCCTCGATTGAAACCGGGGCAGCGGTTGTCACCGCGCGTGTGGACGAGATCATTGGCTATCGCTGGGAAAACGCGGATGAAATTCTCACCCCGCTGGCCGACCTGCTTGCCGGCTGTCAGCGCATAGGCATTGATGGCTGGAGTAGCGGGTTACGCGTCGGCATCATGCACGCCCTCGCCGAGGCGGTGGGCAAGGAACGTTTCTGCGAGGCGGGTGACCTGCTGGATGCAATTCGGATTGTGAAAAGCGCCGCCGAGCTCGACATGCTGCAGGAGAGTGCCCGCATCACCGCCGCCGGATTGGAGGCCGCCGTGCAGGTCATTCGCCCCGGCATGACCGACAATGACATTGCCGCTGTTGGCGCCAAAGCGCTGCTGGAACACGGCAGCGAGTTTATGAGCCTGCAGCCGATTGTGACCAGTGGGCACCGTATCGGCGTGATTCACGTTAATCACAAACGCCACATTATTCAGCCTGATGAACCGGTCTTTCTGGAATTCGGCGCCGCCTATCAGCGCTATACCGCGCCCATGATGCGCACGGCGGTCACCGGCACTCCCAATTCCGCGCTTTCCGCCACCCGCGACCTGTGCCGCTCGATATTTGAGGTGCTATGCACCGCCATGCGCCCTGGCAACACCTTTGACGATGCCGCCCGGGCTGCCGATGCGTTGCTGGCGCCCCAGCGCGACCAGCTGTTTTTCTCCGGCGTGTTTGGTTACGCGGTGGGCGCGCAGTTTCCGCCAAGCTGGGTGGAAGGCACGGGCTATATCGCCCAGGGGCAAAGGCGTCAGTTTGAGGCCAACATGGTCTTTCACCTGCCGCTTTGCCTGCGAGTGCCGGGGCAGTGGGGCGTCGGGCTCAGCGATACGGTGGTCGTCACCGAGCAGGGCGCCAAGCCACTGACCACTAACGACTGGCAGCTTTACAAGGCGGCAAATTCAGCCTGA
- a CDS encoding alkene reductase, producing MAYETLFAATQLGSLSIPNRVIMAPLTRARTPDSVPGKIQEAYYGQRAGAGLIISEATNISPTARGYVYTPGIWTDEQEAGWQGVVDAVHAKGGRIALQLWHVGRVSHEMVQPNGQQPVAPSALKGEGAQCFVEFEDGTAGQHPTSTPRALETDEIPGIVDDYRQAAVRAKRAGFDMVEVHAANAYLLNQFLATGTNQRTDQYGGSLENRARFPLEVVDAVIEVYGADRVGIRMTPFIELFGLTDDEPEAMAFYMAEQLSKRGLAYLHLNEPNWAGGDIQFPVGFREQMRERFSGSLIYCGNYDAAHAEARIGDNTADAVAFGRPYIANPDLPERFRVDAPLTEPNHETFYGGDEKGYTDYPFMNNGYDRMD from the coding sequence ATGGCTTACGAAACGCTTTTCGCTGCAACGCAGCTTGGCAGCCTATCGATCCCCAACCGGGTGATCATGGCGCCGCTGACCCGTGCTCGCACGCCCGACAGCGTGCCCGGCAAGATACAGGAGGCCTACTACGGCCAACGTGCCGGGGCTGGCTTGATTATCAGCGAAGCGACCAATATCTCCCCCACTGCCCGTGGTTATGTGTATACCCCCGGCATCTGGACCGACGAGCAGGAAGCCGGCTGGCAAGGCGTTGTTGATGCGGTTCACGCCAAAGGCGGACGCATCGCCCTGCAGCTATGGCACGTTGGGCGCGTTTCCCATGAAATGGTTCAACCCAATGGCCAGCAGCCCGTCGCGCCGAGTGCGCTGAAAGGTGAAGGCGCCCAGTGTTTCGTAGAGTTTGAAGACGGCACAGCAGGTCAACACCCCACCAGCACGCCCCGCGCGCTGGAAACCGACGAAATCCCAGGCATTGTCGACGACTACCGCCAGGCGGCCGTCCGCGCCAAGCGTGCCGGTTTCGACATGGTTGAAGTTCACGCGGCCAACGCTTACCTGCTCAACCAGTTCCTAGCAACCGGTACCAACCAGCGCACCGATCAGTACGGCGGTTCATTGGAAAACCGCGCCCGCTTCCCGCTGGAAGTTGTCGACGCCGTGATTGAAGTTTACGGCGCTGACCGTGTCGGCATTCGCATGACACCGTTTATTGAGCTATTCGGCCTGACCGACGATGAACCGGAAGCCATGGCGTTCTACATGGCCGAGCAGCTTTCCAAGCGCGGCCTGGCTTATCTGCACCTGAACGAGCCCAACTGGGCCGGCGGCGACATTCAGTTTCCTGTCGGCTTCCGCGAGCAGATGCGTGAGCGCTTCAGCGGTAGCCTGATTTACTGCGGCAATTACGATGCCGCGCATGCAGAAGCGCGTATCGGCGACAACACGGCCGATGCTGTGGCCTTTGGTCGCCCTTACATTGCCAATCCGGATCTGCCCGAGCGTTTCCGCGTTGATGCACCGCTCACCGAGCCCAATCATGAAACTTTCTACGGCGGTGACGAGAAAGGCTATACCGACTATCCGTTCATGAATAATGGTTACGACCGCATGGACTAA
- a CDS encoding TspO/MBR family protein has translation MLHSLFALLISLALVGIAASTGARFRPDSWYRELNKPAWTPPDIAFPIAWGILYLFMAIAAWRIYMADDSAWRTAGLIVYALQLLANAAWSWLFFGRKQIAAALDDIALLLMLIMLAITVFAKVSALAAWLMVPYAFWVALALALNATIWRRN, from the coding sequence ATGCTCCATTCGCTATTCGCTTTACTGATATCGCTGGCTCTGGTGGGCATTGCCGCCAGCACCGGGGCACGGTTCAGGCCCGATAGCTGGTACCGAGAGCTCAACAAACCCGCCTGGACACCGCCGGACATCGCGTTTCCCATTGCCTGGGGCATTCTTTACCTTTTTATGGCGATTGCCGCGTGGCGTATCTACATGGCAGACGACTCGGCTTGGCGCACCGCTGGCTTGATCGTTTATGCCTTACAACTGTTAGCGAATGCCGCCTGGTCGTGGCTGTTTTTTGGCCGCAAACAGATCGCCGCCGCACTGGACGATATTGCACTACTGCTGATGCTGATCATGCTCGCCATCACTGTTTTTGCTAAGGTAAGCGCACTAGCAGCGTGGTTAATGGTGCCCTACGCCTTCTGGGTGGCCCTGGCACTTGCCCTCAATGCGACTATCTGGCGACGTAACTAA
- a CDS encoding cell division protein ZipA C-terminal FtsZ-binding domain-containing protein, translating to METTQLVTLLAIGSSVLALIALGLFFYVMRQRRQPPMDTATMERTAQQTSSSPPPEETSSSASAKQSGKVAQHSLFVIFSHPDENTDQRLAGWLREKDATFDPIKKVFHIAGEQPTNPVTIANAFPPGEMPDLLHNETHEPIKGISLLVKPPLRKRRNQQMHVYVALAKEMQELFTGDMLDGDREPATDATFERIIG from the coding sequence ATGGAGACAACACAGTTAGTCACCTTACTGGCAATCGGCTCTAGCGTATTAGCGTTAATTGCCCTGGGGCTGTTTTTTTACGTCATGCGGCAACGTCGTCAACCACCGATGGACACTGCCACTATGGAGCGCACCGCCCAACAGACCTCTTCATCGCCGCCGCCTGAGGAAACATCCTCATCGGCATCAGCAAAGCAGTCCGGCAAAGTGGCTCAGCACTCCCTGTTCGTGATTTTTTCCCACCCGGATGAAAATACCGACCAGCGCCTTGCCGGTTGGCTGCGGGAAAAAGATGCCACCTTCGACCCGATCAAGAAAGTCTTCCATATTGCCGGCGAACAGCCGACCAACCCGGTGACCATTGCCAATGCGTTTCCGCCCGGGGAAATGCCCGACCTGCTGCACAATGAAACCCACGAGCCGATCAAGGGCATCAGCCTGTTGGTGAAGCCACCGCTGCGCAAGCGCCGCAATCAGCAGATGCATGTCTATGTGGCGCTTGCCAAAGAAATGCAGGAGTTGTTTACCGGCGATATGCTCGATGGCGACCGTGAACCCGCCACCGACGCCACCTTTGAGCGCATTATTGGCTAG
- a CDS encoding ABC-F family ATPase, protein MIATANITMQFGAKPLFENVSVKFNNGNRYGLIGANGCGKSTFMKILGGELEPTSGQVMLDSSTRLGKLRQDQFAFENERVIDTVIMGNDELWQVTAERERIYSQAEMSEEDGMAVADLEVRFAELDGYTAEARAGELLLGLGIPIEQHTGPMSEVSPGWKLRVLLAQALFSDPDVLLLDEPTNHLDINTIRWLEDMLKARNSTMVIISHDRHFLNSVCTHMADLDYGEITFFPGNYDDYMTAATAARERQHSDNAKKKAQIAELQQFVSRFSANASKAKQATSRARQIDKIKLEDIKPSSRVSPFIRFDQNKKIHRNAVNVDNISKGYNGEKPLFERLSMTVEAGERIAIIGPNGIGKTTLLKTLAGELHPDAGEVKWTEAAELGVFAQDHTDDFAVDATLFEWMGQWTQGGEQVVRGALGRMLFSSDDIDKSVKVISGGEQGRMLFGKLILTQPNVLLMDEPTNHLDMESIEALNLALENYPGTLLFVSHDREFVSSLATRIIDMQPEGIVDFSGSYDDYLRSQGVA, encoded by the coding sequence TTGATCGCAACCGCTAATATCACCATGCAATTTGGGGCCAAGCCCCTATTTGAAAACGTCTCCGTTAAGTTTAACAACGGCAATCGCTACGGCCTGATTGGCGCCAACGGCTGCGGCAAATCCACCTTCATGAAGATTCTGGGCGGCGAGCTTGAGCCGACGTCCGGCCAGGTGATGCTGGATAGCAGCACGCGGCTGGGTAAGCTGCGTCAGGACCAGTTTGCGTTTGAAAACGAGCGTGTCATCGACACCGTGATCATGGGCAACGACGAGCTTTGGCAGGTAACCGCCGAACGCGAGCGTATCTATTCCCAGGCGGAAATGAGCGAAGAAGACGGCATGGCGGTGGCGGACCTGGAAGTGCGCTTTGCCGAACTGGACGGCTACACCGCCGAAGCCCGCGCGGGCGAGCTGCTCCTTGGGCTGGGCATTCCCATCGAACAGCACACCGGTCCGATGAGTGAGGTATCACCCGGTTGGAAACTGCGTGTGCTGCTGGCTCAGGCGCTGTTTTCCGACCCGGATGTCCTGCTCCTCGACGAGCCCACCAACCACCTGGATATCAATACCATCCGCTGGCTGGAGGACATGCTCAAGGCGCGCAACAGCACCATGGTGATCATCTCCCACGACCGCCACTTCCTGAATAGCGTATGCACCCACATGGCGGACCTGGATTACGGCGAAATTACCTTCTTCCCGGGTAACTACGACGATTACATGACCGCGGCGACCGCTGCGCGTGAGCGTCAGCACTCGGATAACGCCAAGAAAAAGGCCCAGATTGCCGAGCTGCAGCAGTTTGTCAGCCGCTTCTCGGCTAACGCCTCGAAAGCCAAGCAGGCCACCTCGCGGGCGCGCCAGATCGATAAAATCAAGCTGGAAGATATCAAGCCTTCCAGCCGGGTGAGCCCGTTTATCCGCTTTGACCAGAACAAAAAGATCCACCGTAACGCGGTGAATGTGGACAACATCAGCAAAGGCTATAACGGCGAGAAGCCGCTGTTTGAGCGGTTATCGATGACCGTTGAAGCCGGTGAGCGGATCGCCATTATCGGCCCCAACGGCATTGGTAAAACGACCCTGCTGAAAACCCTGGCTGGCGAGTTGCATCCGGATGCTGGCGAAGTAAAGTGGACGGAAGCCGCCGAGCTTGGCGTGTTCGCTCAGGACCATACCGACGATTTTGCCGTGGATGCCACCTTGTTCGAATGGATGGGGCAGTGGACACAGGGCGGTGAGCAGGTAGTGCGCGGTGCGCTTGGCCGGATGTTGTTTTCCAGCGATGACATCGATAAATCGGTCAAGGTGATTTCCGGCGGCGAGCAGGGGCGCATGCTGTTCGGCAAGTTAATCCTCACTCAGCCCAATGTGCTGCTGATGGACGAACCCACCAATCACCTGGACATGGAGTCAATCGAGGCGCTCAACCTGGCGCTGGAGAACTACCCCGGTACCTTGCTATTCGTCAGCCACGATCGCGAGTTTGTTTCATCGCTCGCCACGCGCATTATCGATATGCAGCCGGAGGGCATCGTCGATTTCAGCGGTAGCTACGACGACTACCTGCGCAGCCAGGGCGTTGCCTGA
- a CDS encoding sirohydrochlorin chelatase — MRAIFLVDNGSLRPQATHNLRRVAASLSELIGETVQAASLLHSNKIPVEEVDGIPATTLGPAAERAAEQGADEIIVLPFFFGPSKALTGYLPERMATMQERFPHVNVRVAQPLVDELGDNDLRLAGLLADNVREQYAAGQSPRVALVDHGSPIPEVTAVRNRLAGQLSVLLGDDAASVVAASMERREGDEYRFNEPLLENLLDKSEFHAGPVILAMLFLSPGRHAGEGGDIAEICAAAEQRHPGLSVVTTKLVGEHPGITDILHTRLGQALDGQRFLLELPAPNDAAR; from the coding sequence ATGCGCGCGATTTTTCTGGTGGATAACGGCTCCCTGAGGCCCCAGGCAACGCATAACTTGCGGCGTGTGGCGGCATCGCTCAGCGAGCTGATAGGTGAAACCGTGCAGGCGGCCTCGCTGCTGCACTCCAACAAGATCCCCGTGGAAGAGGTTGATGGCATCCCCGCGACCACGCTGGGTCCCGCTGCAGAGCGGGCGGCTGAACAGGGCGCTGATGAGATTATCGTGCTGCCGTTCTTTTTCGGCCCCAGTAAGGCGCTGACCGGCTACCTGCCTGAGCGGATGGCCACCATGCAGGAGCGCTTTCCCCACGTTAACGTACGCGTGGCACAGCCGCTGGTCGATGAACTGGGCGATAACGACCTGCGCCTTGCCGGGCTGTTAGCCGACAACGTTCGTGAGCAGTACGCGGCAGGGCAATCGCCGAGGGTCGCGCTGGTGGATCATGGCAGCCCGATTCCTGAAGTCACCGCTGTGCGCAACCGCCTGGCAGGGCAGCTGAGTGTGCTGCTGGGAGATGACGCTGCCAGCGTCGTCGCCGCCTCCATGGAGCGCCGGGAGGGCGATGAGTACCGCTTTAACGAACCGCTGCTGGAAAACCTGCTGGATAAATCTGAATTTCACGCCGGACCGGTGATCCTGGCGATGCTGTTTCTGTCGCCCGGTCGTCACGCGGGTGAAGGCGGGGATATTGCCGAGATTTGCGCGGCCGCTGAACAGCGCCACCCAGGGCTGAGTGTTGTCACCACCAAGCTGGTGGGTGAGCATCCAGGCATTACCGATATCCTGCACACGCGCCTGGGCCAAGCGCTTGATGGCCAACGCTTTCTGCTTGAATTGCCGGCCCCAAACGACGCTGCGCGCTAG